The following are encoded together in the Dyella terrae genome:
- a CDS encoding sterol desaturase family protein — MANKVLDRAIKAPIEETRELLHRDGELKPGMGKISSVIALSLGFLCLLGVLAFHFPQYLTTPDLRHRYSVDLLRQLLLAALLVSGGMSLANIILGRARQLSMVAFALVIVATALGGSRVPVGNFPDHTPYIGLDWFILDLLGSTLIFVVIEKLFPLYKGQTLFRKEWQTDLKHFAVNHFIVGLALLVVNFLLHHLFGWLVSSDFQQYVKHLPFVPQLLLCILVADLAQYWTHRAYHEVPFLWRFHAVHHSVKTMDWLAGSRQHMLELIFTRVAVLAPLYILGFSEGVMNAYIIVVGFQAVFNHANVHLPWGPLKFLIVTPNFHHWHHASDDEAIDKNYAAHYAFLDYVFGTAVKSTKKSPEHYGVVGDYMPDGFVRQQLFPFRGSTKPRDPAA, encoded by the coding sequence ATGGCCAACAAGGTCCTCGACCGTGCCATCAAGGCCCCGATCGAGGAAACCCGAGAGCTGCTGCACAGGGACGGCGAGCTCAAGCCGGGCATGGGCAAGATCAGCAGCGTGATCGCCCTGTCGCTGGGCTTCTTGTGCCTGCTCGGCGTGCTGGCTTTCCACTTTCCCCAATACCTGACCACGCCGGACCTGCGCCACAGGTACTCAGTCGACCTGCTTCGCCAGTTGCTCCTGGCCGCCCTGCTCGTCTCCGGCGGCATGTCGCTGGCGAACATCATTCTTGGCCGTGCGCGGCAACTGAGCATGGTGGCGTTCGCGCTGGTGATCGTGGCGACGGCGCTAGGCGGCTCACGCGTGCCGGTGGGGAATTTCCCGGATCACACGCCGTACATCGGCCTCGACTGGTTCATCCTTGATCTGCTCGGCTCGACGCTGATTTTCGTGGTGATCGAAAAGCTGTTTCCGCTCTACAAGGGCCAGACGCTGTTCCGCAAGGAATGGCAGACCGACCTCAAGCATTTCGCGGTGAACCACTTCATTGTCGGCCTGGCGCTGCTGGTGGTGAACTTCCTGCTGCACCATCTGTTTGGATGGCTGGTCAGCAGCGATTTCCAGCAATACGTGAAGCATCTTCCGTTCGTGCCGCAATTGCTGCTGTGCATTCTCGTCGCCGACCTGGCGCAGTACTGGACGCATCGCGCCTATCACGAGGTGCCGTTCCTGTGGCGCTTCCACGCCGTGCATCATTCGGTGAAAACGATGGACTGGCTGGCCGGTTCGCGCCAGCACATGCTTGAGCTGATCTTCACGCGCGTGGCCGTGCTGGCACCGCTCTACATCCTCGGTTTCAGCGAGGGCGTGATGAACGCCTACATCATCGTGGTGGGCTTCCAGGCGGTGTTCAACCACGCCAACGTGCACCTGCCGTGGGGCCCGCTGAAGTTCCTCATCGTGACGCCGAACTTCCACCACTGGCATCACGCGTCCGACGACGAAGCCATCGACAAGAACTACGCCGCGCACTACGCCTTTCTCGATTACGTGTTCGGCACAGCGGTGAAGTCGACCAAGAAATCCCCTGAGCACTACGGCGTTGTGGGTGACTACATGCCGGATGGTTTCGTGCGCCAGCAGCTGTTCCCGTTTCGTGGAAGCACCAAGCCGCGCGATCCGGCCGCCTGA
- the tldD gene encoding metalloprotease TldD, whose amino-acid sequence MDSLIAQAERRLLSPGGLAATDLDRVFNQLMGPSIDAADLYFQHSRSESWVLEEGIVKDGSHSIEQGVGVRAISGEKTGFAYSDEIVLPQLLEASKAARAIAQGGNGAGKPLALNGARQLYPAIDPVESLPNPDKIALLREVDAYARSRDPRVKQVIVSLAATMDTVLVAASDGTLAADVRPLVRLNVAVIVEHNGRREQSHVGGGGRYGYRELLENGRAMAFADEAVRQALVNLEAVDAPAGSMPVVLGPGWPGVLLHEAIGHGLEGDFNRKGSSAFAGRIGQRVAAPGVTVVDDGTLPGRRGSLSVDDEGTPTECTTLIEDGILKGYMQDKLNARLMGMAPTGNGRRESFAQLPMPRMTNTYMLAGQHDPQEIIRSVKKGLYAVNFGGGQVDITNGKFVFSASEAYLIEDGKVTRPVKGATLIGSGPDVLTRVSMIGNDLALDEGVGVCGKDGQSVPVGVGQPTLKVDAMTVGGTAS is encoded by the coding sequence ATGGATTCCCTGATCGCGCAGGCAGAACGTCGCCTGCTGTCGCCGGGCGGCTTGGCCGCCACCGACCTCGACCGCGTCTTCAATCAGCTGATGGGTCCCTCCATCGACGCCGCCGACCTGTATTTCCAGCACTCCCGTAGTGAGTCCTGGGTGCTGGAGGAGGGCATCGTCAAGGACGGCAGCCATTCCATCGAGCAGGGCGTGGGCGTACGTGCGATCAGCGGCGAGAAGACTGGTTTCGCCTATTCCGACGAGATCGTGCTGCCCCAGCTGCTGGAGGCCTCCAAGGCGGCCCGCGCCATCGCCCAGGGCGGCAACGGTGCAGGCAAGCCGCTGGCCTTGAACGGTGCGCGCCAGCTGTATCCGGCCATCGACCCGGTCGAGAGCCTGCCCAACCCCGACAAGATCGCCTTGTTGCGCGAAGTGGACGCTTACGCACGCTCCCGCGATCCACGCGTGAAGCAAGTCATCGTGAGCTTGGCTGCCACCATGGATACCGTGCTGGTGGCTGCCTCCGACGGCACGCTGGCCGCCGACGTGCGCCCGCTGGTTCGCCTGAACGTCGCCGTGATCGTGGAGCACAACGGCCGACGCGAGCAGAGCCACGTGGGCGGCGGCGGCCGCTATGGCTACCGCGAGCTGCTCGAGAACGGCCGCGCCATGGCCTTCGCCGATGAAGCGGTGCGCCAAGCCTTGGTAAACCTGGAAGCGGTCGATGCGCCAGCCGGCAGCATGCCAGTGGTCCTTGGCCCCGGCTGGCCGGGTGTGCTGTTGCACGAAGCCATTGGCCACGGCCTGGAAGGTGATTTCAACCGCAAGGGCAGCTCGGCCTTCGCCGGCCGCATCGGTCAGCGCGTGGCCGCGCCGGGCGTCACCGTGGTGGACGATGGCACGCTGCCGGGCCGCCGTGGCTCGCTCAGCGTGGACGACGAGGGCACGCCCACCGAGTGCACCACACTCATTGAGGACGGCATCCTCAAGGGCTACATGCAGGACAAGCTCAATGCTCGTCTGATGGGCATGGCGCCCACCGGCAACGGCCGCCGCGAATCCTTCGCACAGCTGCCGATGCCGCGCATGACCAACACCTACATGCTCGCCGGCCAGCACGACCCGCAAGAAATCATCCGCTCAGTGAAGAAGGGCCTGTACGCCGTGAACTTCGGCGGCGGCCAGGTGGACATCACCAACGGCAAGTTCGTGTTCTCCGCCAGTGAGGCTTACCTGATCGAAGACGGTAAGGTCACCCGCCCCGTGAAGGGTGCCACCTTGATCGGCTCCGGTCCCGATGTGCTCACCCGCGTCTCCATGATCGGCAACGACCTCGCCCTCGACGAAGGCGTGGGCGTCTGCGGCAAGGACGGCCAGAGCGTGCCGGTGGGTGTGGGCCAACCGACGCTGAAGGTGGATGCGATGACGGTGGGTGGCACGGCTTCCTGA
- a CDS encoding DUF4034 domain-containing protein yields MRSRIRGLVAVTCIALGWSVGVAVATEQQPPMDQDSLNPFTTEEVVAFLQAAAKADTIADPLQRCLQFPNPPRSHWKAQSVEAYCTYRFQPTLSFHEFKSLIESGKAAEIDQRLSDWAGDPKHHPESFWHFLSDTFRRETGVSRRLLESWKQQCPQSAYAHAASGYSFLIAAWNARGAASASDTQDSNFADMNRILPRAEGDLRMAARLDPALVLPSAAMIKAGMLVSDQALMNEAVHDGLRVGKGSLPLYSAMSLAVAPRWGGSVEAQDELLKAIDAEMPSHPLLHTVRTSILVDQSDLFACDCRSVLEQAAYRKAFDDVGAYRELFFAGSNALDHGQNEIAVVYLTEAFRFDPKDQGVQAARSKALASFSRLLAMPQADGQPGKESPYP; encoded by the coding sequence ATGCGCTCGCGTATTCGTGGGTTGGTCGCCGTCACGTGCATTGCCCTGGGTTGGTCAGTGGGTGTTGCTGTTGCCACTGAGCAACAGCCACCAATGGATCAAGATTCGCTCAACCCCTTCACTACGGAAGAAGTGGTCGCCTTCCTGCAGGCGGCCGCGAAAGCGGACACGATTGCGGATCCGCTGCAGCGTTGCCTGCAGTTTCCCAATCCGCCTCGTAGTCATTGGAAAGCGCAAAGCGTCGAAGCCTATTGCACGTATCGCTTCCAGCCGACGCTGAGTTTTCACGAGTTCAAATCGCTGATCGAGTCCGGAAAGGCCGCCGAAATCGATCAGCGTTTGAGCGACTGGGCTGGGGACCCGAAGCATCATCCGGAATCGTTCTGGCATTTCCTCAGCGATACGTTCAGGCGGGAAACCGGCGTCTCGCGACGCCTGCTTGAAAGCTGGAAGCAGCAGTGTCCGCAAAGTGCATACGCGCATGCTGCCAGTGGCTATAGCTTTCTCATCGCTGCCTGGAACGCACGCGGCGCTGCGTCCGCCTCGGACACCCAGGATTCGAATTTTGCAGATATGAATCGGATACTGCCGAGGGCAGAAGGTGATCTGCGCATGGCGGCCAGGCTCGATCCAGCGCTGGTTCTCCCTTCCGCCGCGATGATAAAGGCTGGCATGCTCGTATCCGATCAGGCGCTGATGAACGAGGCTGTGCATGATGGGTTGCGCGTCGGCAAAGGCAGCCTGCCGCTATACAGCGCTATGTCGTTGGCGGTCGCGCCGCGCTGGGGTGGGTCCGTCGAGGCACAGGACGAGTTGCTAAAGGCTATCGACGCGGAAATGCCCTCGCATCCGTTGTTGCATACAGTGCGCACCTCGATCCTGGTGGATCAATCGGATCTTTTCGCCTGCGATTGCCGCTCCGTCTTGGAGCAAGCGGCTTATCGCAAGGCCTTCGATGATGTCGGGGCGTATCGAGAACTTTTTTTTGCTGGCAGTAATGCCCTGGACCATGGTCAGAACGAGATAGCGGTGGTCTACCTCACGGAGGCGTTCCGGTTTGATCCCAAGGATCAAGGAGTGCAGGCGGCCAGGAGCAAGGCGTTGGCGTCATTCTCACGGCTCTTGGCGATGCCTCAAGCAGATGGGCAGCCTGGCAAAGAGTCGCCATATCCATAG
- a CDS encoding YeiH family protein produces the protein MSDATQVLPGKARGQAAGARSVRWGVFSNEDWWSVWIGLLVIVVAWALFANGSSLKWLAVAPAKWKTLADAWQGIASHWPNYLALFAAFTLLFGTGLAVLGHSLSRFLPAFLVLFVVSLLIFTVSAWTEASRYNLEAPLLALALGLLVSNTVQLPEWFQSGLRVEFYIKVGIVLLGATLPLTLLFWAGPVAVGQATIVSLATFFSIFFVGKALGLDRRFAAVLGVGGAVCGVSAAIASGGAVRARREDTSVAITLVVVWAIVMIFVLPFVSRALGLSTAVAGAWIGTSEFADAAGVAAAQAYGDAARNAGGAIAGAPDAAVQAFTLMKVVGRDIWIGIWAFVLAWVATTRWNTSETGVQAKADAREIWARFPKFVFGFVLASALVTWIASHYSLADYRKVVTPDLVAPISTLRTWAFTFCFLSIGLTTRLRSLAATGWRPLLAFTAGVVVNVIIGYVLSVHVFADYWNGLGG, from the coding sequence ATGAGTGACGCGACACAGGTTTTGCCGGGCAAGGCCCGGGGCCAGGCGGCAGGCGCACGCTCCGTGCGCTGGGGCGTGTTCTCCAACGAAGACTGGTGGTCGGTATGGATCGGCCTGCTGGTGATCGTGGTGGCATGGGCTTTGTTCGCCAACGGCAGCAGTCTTAAATGGCTGGCGGTGGCGCCGGCGAAGTGGAAGACACTCGCTGACGCATGGCAGGGCATTGCGTCGCACTGGCCGAATTACCTCGCTCTCTTCGCTGCGTTTACGCTGCTGTTCGGTACCGGCCTCGCTGTGCTCGGGCATTCGTTGTCGCGTTTCCTGCCGGCATTTCTAGTGCTGTTCGTGGTGTCGTTGCTGATCTTTACGGTGTCGGCGTGGACAGAGGCGTCGCGCTACAACCTCGAAGCGCCATTGCTTGCATTGGCACTGGGGCTGCTGGTGTCGAACACCGTGCAGTTGCCGGAATGGTTCCAGTCGGGATTGCGCGTGGAGTTCTATATCAAAGTGGGCATCGTGCTGCTGGGCGCGACGCTGCCGTTGACCTTGCTGTTCTGGGCGGGACCGGTGGCTGTGGGCCAGGCGACCATCGTGTCGCTTGCCACGTTCTTCAGCATCTTTTTCGTAGGCAAGGCGTTAGGTCTCGATAGGCGCTTCGCGGCCGTACTCGGCGTCGGTGGTGCGGTGTGCGGCGTTTCCGCGGCGATCGCCAGTGGCGGCGCAGTGCGCGCGCGGCGCGAGGATACGTCGGTAGCGATCACGCTGGTGGTGGTGTGGGCCATCGTGATGATCTTCGTGCTGCCGTTTGTGTCGCGGGCATTGGGCCTGTCCACGGCTGTGGCTGGCGCATGGATCGGCACATCCGAGTTCGCGGATGCCGCGGGCGTCGCCGCAGCGCAGGCTTATGGCGATGCGGCACGCAATGCGGGTGGTGCCATTGCAGGCGCCCCCGATGCTGCCGTGCAGGCGTTCACCCTGATGAAGGTGGTGGGGCGTGATATCTGGATCGGCATCTGGGCATTCGTGTTGGCCTGGGTGGCAACCACACGCTGGAATACCTCGGAAACCGGCGTGCAGGCGAAAGCTGACGCGCGCGAGATCTGGGCGCGCTTTCCGAAGTTCGTATTCGGTTTCGTGCTCGCGTCTGCATTGGTGACGTGGATCGCCAGCCACTACTCGCTGGCCGATTACCGCAAGGTAGTGACGCCGGATCTGGTTGCGCCGATCAGTACGTTGCGCACGTGGGCCTTCACGTTTTGCTTCCTGAGCATCGGGCTTACCACGCGCCTACGCTCCTTGGCGGCCACGGGCTGGCGCCCTCTGTTGGCGTTCACGGCGGGCGTGGTGGTGAACGTGATCATCGGCTACGTGCTGTCGGTGCACGTGTTTGCCGATTATTGGAACGGATTAGGCGGGTGA
- a CDS encoding DUF1653 domain-containing protein: MALTAGIYRHYKGQRYRVLGTARHSETMEEVVVYQALYGEYGLWVRPAVMFCETVELDGEPILRFALEQAEPDLLDGVVATP, encoded by the coding sequence ATGGCACTGACAGCCGGCATCTACCGCCACTACAAAGGCCAGCGTTACCGCGTCCTGGGCACCGCCCGGCACAGCGAGACGATGGAAGAGGTCGTGGTCTACCAGGCGCTCTATGGCGAGTACGGCCTGTGGGTGCGCCCCGCCGTGATGTTCTGCGAAACCGTGGAACTGGATGGCGAGCCCATCCTCCGCTTCGCGCTGGAACAAGCCGAACCCGATCTGCTCGACGGCGTCGTCGCAACGCCCTGA
- the pmbA gene encoding metalloprotease PmbA: protein MTQLSPTQDRSNDELERLAQLAEDVIRRARAAGASQAEVAASIDTGLNVNVRLGEVETVEHTRDRGFGLTVYFGQRKGSASTADLNPDSIQATLEQACAIARFTEEDPAAGLADASRMATQFPDLDLWHPWRIETDEAIELGKQIEDAGRAHAGITNSDGASVQVGESLAVYANSHGFLGRERGTRHSLSLALIAGDDDGMQRDYWYDSVRSAGDFISAQTLGDKAAERTLARMGARKLTTRQCPVLFTPDVARGLIGHLLGAVSGGALYRRASFLLDHAGQQIMPSWMTIVERPFIMRGQGSGSFDAEGVATRDSALIENGVLARYVLGSYSARKLGLESTGNAGGIHNLIVEPGQDDFQGLLKRMGTGLVVTEVMGQGVSTITGDYSRGAAGFWVENGQIAYPVEEITIAANLRDMYANIVAVGSDVDHRSHLLTGSILLEQMTIAGE, encoded by the coding sequence GTGACCCAGCTGAGCCCGACCCAAGACCGCAGCAATGACGAACTCGAGCGCCTGGCCCAGTTGGCGGAGGACGTGATTCGCCGGGCCCGCGCCGCTGGTGCCAGCCAGGCCGAGGTCGCCGCCAGCATCGACACGGGCCTGAATGTGAACGTGCGTTTGGGCGAAGTGGAGACGGTGGAGCACACGCGGGACCGCGGGTTCGGGCTCACTGTGTATTTCGGCCAGCGCAAGGGCTCGGCCAGCACGGCCGACCTTAACCCTGATTCGATCCAGGCCACGCTGGAACAGGCCTGCGCCATCGCCCGCTTCACCGAGGAGGATCCAGCCGCGGGCCTGGCCGACGCTTCGCGTATGGCCACCCAGTTCCCCGATCTGGACCTGTGGCACCCGTGGCGCATCGAGACCGACGAAGCCATCGAGCTGGGCAAGCAGATCGAGGATGCCGGGCGCGCCCATGCAGGCATCACCAATTCTGATGGCGCCAGCGTGCAGGTGGGCGAGAGTCTGGCCGTGTATGCCAACTCGCACGGTTTCCTGGGTCGCGAGCGCGGCACGCGCCATTCCCTATCGCTTGCGCTTATCGCCGGTGACGACGACGGCATGCAGCGCGATTACTGGTACGACAGCGTGCGTTCGGCGGGCGACTTCATCAGCGCGCAGACGCTGGGTGACAAGGCCGCAGAGCGGACGCTGGCGCGCATGGGTGCACGCAAGCTCACTACACGCCAGTGCCCGGTGCTGTTCACGCCGGATGTGGCGCGCGGGCTCATCGGCCACCTGCTCGGCGCGGTCAGCGGCGGTGCGCTCTACCGGCGCGCCAGCTTCCTGTTGGACCACGCGGGGCAGCAAATCATGCCGTCCTGGATGACCATCGTGGAGCGCCCCTTCATCATGCGCGGACAGGGCTCCGGCTCGTTCGATGCGGAAGGTGTGGCCACCCGGGACAGCGCGCTGATCGAGAACGGTGTGCTCGCCCGCTACGTGCTGGGCAGCTACTCGGCGCGCAAGCTCGGGCTGGAGTCCACCGGTAATGCGGGCGGCATTCACAACCTGATCGTCGAGCCGGGCCAGGATGACTTCCAGGGCTTGCTCAAGCGCATGGGCACCGGGCTGGTGGTAACGGAAGTCATGGGGCAGGGCGTGTCCACCATCACGGGCGACTACTCGCGCGGCGCTGCCGGTTTTTGGGTGGAAAACGGCCAGATCGCCTATCCGGTGGAAGAAATCACCATCGCGGCCAACCTGCGCGACATGTACGCCAACATCGTAGCGGTGGGTTCGGACGTGGATCACCGTTCGCATCTGCTGACCGGCTCCATTCTGCTGGAGCAGATGACCATCGCCGGTGAGTGA
- a CDS encoding DUF4870 domain-containing protein: MSVPPESVVPPPSNGPTAPSDLPSAQERQWAMFAHLSALLGLILTGHWLGWGCFLGPLIIWLVKKDSMPFVDDQAKEALNFNITVAIVFFALFVLTLITLGLGVLIAVPVGGIVGIAWLVFVIIAAIRANEGVRYRYPYTLRLIG, translated from the coding sequence ATGAGCGTCCCACCCGAGTCCGTCGTACCGCCGCCGTCGAACGGTCCTACCGCACCGTCCGATCTCCCTTCTGCCCAGGAACGCCAGTGGGCGATGTTTGCCCACCTGTCCGCCCTGTTGGGTCTCATCCTCACCGGGCACTGGCTCGGCTGGGGCTGTTTCCTGGGGCCGCTGATCATCTGGCTGGTGAAGAAGGATTCCATGCCCTTCGTGGATGATCAGGCGAAGGAGGCGCTGAACTTCAACATCACTGTTGCGATCGTGTTCTTCGCGCTATTCGTGCTCACTCTGATCACGCTAGGGCTGGGTGTGTTGATTGCCGTGCCCGTGGGTGGGATCGTCGGCATCGCCTGGTTGGTGTTCGTCATCATCGCGGCCATTCGCGCGAATGAAGGCGTGCGCTATCGCTACCCGTACACCTTGCGACTGATCGGCTAG
- a CDS encoding polyprenyl synthetase family protein: MNPSSELGIQLKSLIARAEEALVSSLPPADTAPVELHQAMRYAVLGGGKRLRPLLVYAAGHALGEVGSSLDAPAVAVELIHAYSLVHDDLPSMDDDAMRRGRPTCHIVFGEAMAILAGDALQALAFELLAHDVDAGVSPVRCVEMLRVLGRACGADGMAGGQALDLAAVGRKLTLAELEFMHACKTGALIRAAVQLGGLAAGATTEELAALDRYGHAVGLAFQVRDDILDVEGESAVLGKTAGKDAAADKPTFPSIIGMDASREHLEHLTREALDAIAPFGQGRVLLEELAHYAAARLK, from the coding sequence TTGAACCCCAGCTCTGAGCTTGGTATTCAGCTCAAGTCGCTGATCGCCCGCGCTGAAGAGGCGCTTGTCAGCTCGCTCCCCCCCGCCGACACCGCCCCCGTGGAACTCCACCAGGCGATGCGTTACGCGGTGCTTGGCGGCGGCAAGCGCTTGCGCCCGCTGCTGGTCTACGCCGCCGGCCATGCGCTCGGGGAAGTGGGGTCGAGTCTGGACGCTCCTGCCGTGGCCGTGGAGTTGATCCACGCCTACTCGCTGGTGCATGACGACCTGCCCTCCATGGACGACGACGCCATGCGTCGCGGCCGACCCACCTGCCATATCGTCTTTGGCGAAGCCATGGCGATCCTCGCTGGCGATGCGCTACAGGCCCTGGCGTTCGAATTGTTGGCCCACGACGTGGACGCGGGCGTGTCGCCCGTGCGCTGTGTGGAAATGCTGCGTGTACTGGGTCGCGCCTGCGGTGCCGATGGCATGGCCGGCGGGCAGGCGCTGGACTTGGCTGCCGTGGGCCGCAAGCTCACGCTCGCCGAGCTGGAATTCATGCATGCCTGCAAGACCGGCGCGCTGATCCGTGCCGCCGTGCAACTCGGTGGCCTCGCCGCCGGCGCGACCACCGAGGAGCTCGCGGCGCTGGACCGCTACGGCCACGCCGTGGGCCTGGCGTTCCAGGTGCGTGACGACATTCTGGACGTCGAAGGCGAATCGGCGGTGCTCGGCAAGACGGCGGGCAAGGACGCGGCGGCAGACAAACCTACCTTCCCGTCCATCATCGGCATGGATGCGTCCCGCGAACATCTTGAACACCTCACGCGGGAGGCCCTGGATGCTATCGCCCCCTTTGGCCAAGGTCGCGTGCTGCTGGAAGAGCTGGCGCACTACGCCGCAGCGCGGCTGAAGTAG
- a CDS encoding exodeoxyribonuclease VII small subunit, which yields MAKSASAPVAPAADFEHSLDELEQLVARMEGGELSLDESLSSFERGIGLYRHCQQALENAELRVRMLLDPDAPDTAEPFEPQL from the coding sequence ATGGCCAAGTCTGCATCCGCTCCCGTCGCTCCCGCCGCCGATTTCGAACACTCGCTGGACGAACTCGAACAGCTGGTTGCGCGTATGGAAGGGGGCGAGTTGAGCCTGGACGAATCCCTGTCCTCTTTCGAGCGCGGCATCGGCCTCTATCGCCATTGCCAGCAGGCATTGGAAAATGCCGAGTTACGCGTACGAATGCTGCTCGACCCCGATGCCCCAGACACTGCCGAACCCTTTGAACCCCAGCTCTGA
- the tilS gene encoding tRNA lysidine(34) synthetase TilS, which translates to MNELNHILRDALHAHPAGPLCVAYSGGPDSTALLHALAQLPQAQGLRALHIDHGLHTDSHAWAEHCRQLAGEWGVSCLVLRVDVDHARGYGLEAAARDARYRAFAASLQKGERLVLAHHRDDQAETVLLKLLRGAGPEGLGGMRATRRLGDGLLWRPLLDTPRDVLRRYVEQHALPCIDDPSNRDARLSRNFLRHEILPRLSQHWPQAVDSIIHSARLHRSASEALERQWRAAQSHLLDPSSGSLDAVGWLSLTPALRHPLLDDWLHSRGLTAPTTAQREQIERQCVARDGQLPCIRWPGAEVHVWKNRLWALPPQHGVDPQWQADWHGEPLALPDGGSLLLDPPTRLDSALTVRLRRGGERLRPAGDAHTRELRDLFQQSGMPPWRRVACPLLFVGDELIGVGDRWLTERGIALLAGAKPRWQAAW; encoded by the coding sequence GTGAATGAACTGAACCACATCCTGCGCGACGCGCTGCACGCGCACCCGGCCGGCCCTCTATGCGTCGCCTATAGCGGCGGCCCGGATTCCACCGCGTTGTTGCATGCACTGGCGCAGCTGCCGCAGGCACAGGGACTGCGAGCGCTGCACATCGATCATGGGCTGCATACCGATAGCCACGCATGGGCTGAGCACTGCCGGCAGCTCGCTGGCGAATGGGGCGTGTCGTGCCTGGTGCTGCGGGTGGATGTCGACCATGCGCGCGGCTACGGCCTGGAGGCCGCGGCGCGCGATGCGCGCTACCGCGCGTTCGCCGCATCGCTGCAGAAAGGCGAGCGACTGGTGCTGGCGCATCACCGCGACGATCAGGCGGAAACCGTGCTGCTGAAGCTGCTACGCGGCGCCGGCCCCGAAGGCCTTGGCGGCATGCGCGCAACGCGACGCCTCGGTGACGGGCTGCTCTGGCGCCCCCTGCTGGATACGCCTCGCGATGTCCTGCGCCGTTACGTGGAGCAGCACGCACTTCCCTGTATCGACGATCCTTCGAACCGTGATGCGCGCCTTTCGCGGAATTTCCTTCGCCACGAAATTCTGCCGCGCCTGAGTCAGCATTGGCCACAAGCGGTGGATTCGATCATCCATAGCGCTCGACTCCACCGCTCCGCCAGCGAGGCGCTGGAGCGCCAGTGGCGCGCGGCACAGTCCCACCTGCTCGACCCATCCAGCGGCAGCCTCGACGCCGTCGGCTGGCTCTCACTCACACCGGCCTTGCGTCACCCCCTGCTCGACGACTGGCTGCACTCACGCGGACTCACCGCGCCCACCACCGCACAACGTGAGCAGATCGAGCGCCAGTGTGTGGCACGCGATGGCCAGTTGCCCTGTATCCGCTGGCCCGGTGCCGAAGTGCATGTCTGGAAAAACCGGCTATGGGCGCTTCCACCTCAGCATGGGGTGGACCCGCAATGGCAGGCAGACTGGCACGGTGAACCGTTGGCCCTGCCAGACGGCGGAAGCCTGTTGCTCGACCCTCCGACACGGCTGGACAGCGCGCTGACCGTGCGCCTGCGCCGAGGAGGCGAACGCCTGCGCCCTGCAGGGGACGCACATACCCGCGAGTTGCGCGACCTGTTCCAGCAAAGCGGCATGCCCCCGTGGCGGCGGGTGGCTTGCCCCCTGCTGTTCGTGGGGGACGAACTCATCGGCGTAGGTGATCGCTGGCTTACCGAGCGGGGCATAGCGCTGCTGGCTGGCGCCAAACCTCGCTGGCAAGCCGCATGGTGA
- a CDS encoding NYN domain-containing protein: MASEHATKLAVLIDADNAQPTISEALLAEVAKYGTAHVKRAYGDWTSNHLKGWKEQLLTQSIQPIQQFGYTSGKNATDSAMIIDAMDLLYSGRFDGFCIVSSDSDFTRLAARIRESGLIVYGFGERKTPDPFVAACDKFIYTDILVAKPDEEQPLKPRTAAQLKQDSSLVNLLRNAVDAASDDDGWATLSGVGSIVTKQRPNFDARSYGYNKLSELITATTLFEMDRRNAGEGRPKVIYVRNKSKKATARE, translated from the coding sequence ATGGCCAGCGAACACGCCACCAAACTCGCCGTTCTTATCGACGCGGACAACGCGCAGCCGACCATCTCCGAGGCGTTGCTCGCCGAAGTTGCCAAGTACGGTACGGCGCACGTGAAGCGAGCCTATGGTGATTGGACGTCCAATCACCTCAAGGGTTGGAAGGAACAACTGCTCACGCAGTCGATCCAGCCCATCCAGCAGTTCGGCTACACCAGCGGCAAGAACGCCACCGACTCGGCCATGATCATCGACGCGATGGATCTGCTGTACTCCGGCCGCTTCGATGGTTTCTGCATCGTCTCCAGCGACAGCGACTTCACCCGACTGGCTGCGCGCATCCGCGAGTCTGGCCTGATCGTCTACGGCTTCGGCGAGCGTAAGACACCCGACCCGTTCGTCGCTGCCTGCGACAAGTTCATCTACACCGATATCCTGGTCGCCAAGCCTGACGAGGAGCAGCCGCTCAAGCCGCGCACTGCCGCACAACTCAAGCAGGATTCCAGCCTGGTGAACCTGCTGCGCAACGCGGTAGATGCGGCATCGGACGACGACGGCTGGGCTACCCTGAGCGGGGTCGGCTCCATCGTCACCAAGCAGCGCCCCAACTTCGACGCGCGCAGCTATGGCTACAACAAGCTCAGCGAACTGATCACCGCCACTACGCTGTTCGAGATGGATCGCCGCAATGCCGGCGAAGGTCGCCCCAAGGTGATCTACGTGCGCAACAAGAGCAAGAAAGCCACCGCCCGTGAATGA